Part of the bacterium genome is shown below.
AGAATGCTACGGCGCCCTGTCCCAGCAGCCGTATCAGCCGGCCAGCCCCAATCTGGTTCTGTGCGCCTCTAAAAAGTGATGATCATTTTTTCAGGAAATCAAATCTGATCGAGTCAACTTTCCACGTACGGAGAACGATATGAACAGTCTAACCCGTGAAATGGCCCGTTTCGCGTTGTCTCTGCAATACGAACAGATTCCTCCCATCGCCTTGCACGAAGCGCGCCGTTTTCTCCTCGACAGCCTTGGCTGCGCGTATGCCGCTTTGCACAACGACGACATGCAGGCCGCTCACCGTTTTATCGAAAAGCTGGGCGGCACGCCGGCAGCCACGGTCATCGGCAGCGGTCTGCGAACCAACGCCCCTTACGCCGCTCTCATGAACAGTCTGCTCATCCGCGCTCTGGATTATAATGACATCTACTGGAAGCAGGATCCCAGTCACCCTTCGGATTTGATCCCAGCCGCCATGGCCTGTGCAGAATGGTCAGAGCGCTCCACCCGGGAGCTGCTGGTGGCCATCGTGATAGCCTATGAATTGGAGATGCGCTGGTGTCTGGCCGCTTCGCCAGGCGTGCGGGAAAGAGGCTGGCATCACGCGTCCCTGACCCAGATGGTCTCACCGTTTGTCGCCGGCCGTCTGCTGGCATTAAACGAGGATCAGCTCGTATCTGCCGCAGGCATCAGCGGCTCCAGCCACTTTACGCTGGGCGGCGTGGTCGCCGGCCATCTGA
Proteins encoded:
- a CDS encoding MmgE/PrpD family protein; the encoded protein is MNSLTREMARFALSLQYEQIPPIALHEARRFLLDSLGCAYAALHNDDMQAAHRFIEKLGGTPAATVIGSGLRTNAPYAALMNSLLIRALDYNDIYWKQDPSHPSDLIPAAMACAEWSERSTRELLVAIVIAYELEMRWCLAASPGVRERGWHHASLTQMVSPFVAGRLLALNEDQLVSAAGISGSSHFTLGGVVAGHLTNMKNTADPMAVEAGVVAALLAAEGYTGPERVIEGKEGLIQVLNNITWNSSILTEGLGEKFLITECGYKPFPTEALTHQPITAALQVKSQHALTSERITQVLVKTTSRGADILSDPSKYQPTSKETADHSLPYCIAAALVDGAVLPSSFSEQKLQDPAIRAMLKKIKVVADPEI